The DNA segment aaatcttgcagGCCTTACTAGTCACCCCaaaatcttttttgaaataaGTCAAGGTTTACACAAATGATTGTTAAGTTGACCACTTTATATATATAGGTGGAAAAATAGTCCGGGAAGGGAACAGGACAGAGTCACCTACCAAAGTCACTTATGAAAGTCAAAGGCCTAACAGAGtctagaacccaggtctctggGCTCCCAGTTCAGGCCTCTTTCCAATAGACTAACACCGTCATACACAGTCCAATATTGTTCACTGCACAACTCCGCACATATACTACAATGTGAGTGACACCTCTGTAATTGTCCAAGATGGTGGCCCTGCCACTGGAACCCTGAAAAACATACCCCAGATCCCTAGGCTGAGCTAGGGAAAGCCAGGTACACCACAACCATATTCTTACAAAATGTTCAGCATCCTATGAAGACAGCTAGTTGGCCAGAGAAAATAGCCTGGATGAGATAAAAGACCAAGCTAGAAAGTCAacgagaaaaatacaaaataaattaaaacacgGAAACTGGCAAGTAACGagtgatgtggagaaaggaatgCCACACCTCACAGAGAACTGCACAGTCTGCCACCCCAGGATTTCATTCTAAATTAGGCATAAACGCTACAATATTTGGATTCAGTTTTCAcccttctttttccagctcatAAGCAAAGACAGGGAATGAAGATCAGACACCACTTTCGTATCCAGCAAAGTCTGTGTTGAACCCTGTGATCCCTTCCTTCCAATCAGAAAAGAGTTACCCTGGCAACTAAATTACTAACGCACTCAATTAGCTCCCCCCTCTTCCACCAATGCTCAGTAATCACAGAATGTCAGCCCAGGGAGAGCTCAGCCTTAGGCGGTTTAGTGCTACCACAGTTCTATTTAGCcatagaagcccagagaggttgcCCCTCAGAGGTTCACTCGTTTGAACACGGTGCAGGCTCCTGCAGGCCCAGGGGCAGAACCTCTCCCGTGCAGTACATCTTCATGGTTTTCCATCCATCATTGATGGGGGAACAAGTGACCTGCCCTTAACAGTTTCCCAGAAGTAATAATAGATAAGACCTTGGGCTCTGCAGGCAGCCCTACCCTGCCTCCACACAGgcagctgtgtgatttggggcagaGTCACTAACCTAATTAATGAGCTCAATGaactcatctgcaaaatgggagaagaagGGCCTACCTTGGAAACATTATGTGAGTGTTCAGTTAGATAATGCATGGAAGTAAATAGCAAACAATAAGCCCTCGAATAATAAGACATTGTATCTGGAAGCTATTGCATGAAGGTCATGACTTTGTTTTTTGTGGAAAATCCTGCCTCTTAAAAAGGACTTCTTCCATCTGTTTCTTCAAAAGCATAAACCTGTTTCCTCTGAAGACTAGTTGCTTGAGCATACGCCCCTGTCGTATAGGTAAGTGCTAAGGGAAGTATAGAGAACACTTTACTCAGTCTAGATGAGGTTTAATCTGAAAAGGGTGGCAGTGCCCTTCATCCCAAACCTTGAAAGCAGATCAGGACTAGTAGAGTAGGAGCAGCAGGAAATATTACAAAGGGGAGGGTTTGTGCTGAGGACAGCCTGGGACCACAGCTCTTAACGCCCCCATCAGAAAACCCATCCccttctggagcacctgggtggctcagtcgaccaagcgtccaactttggctcaggtcatgatctcacagttcgtgggttcaagccgcatgtcgggctctgtgctgacagctcagagcctggagcctgctttggattctgtgtctccctctccctctgtcccttacccacttgtgctctctctttcaaaaataaacattaaaaataaataaataaaacccatcCTTCTAATTCAAATTCAGGGCTCAGCTGAAGTTCTGTGTGCCCACTCTGTCCACTCGTGTATAACCTGTACTGAGAAACTCATGTAATTTCTTCACAGGGAGTGATCTTGGAGTTCATTTTGTTCTTACCCTTCATTATATTTACTGTCATTATAGGGTTATCTCGGGAACTCATATGTGAATGTCTTCCCTTCCCAAAGAGATTAGATATTCTTTAATGGCAGAGGACAAGATGAAGAGGATGTGTTGGGCAGATTATCAGGCCACTCAGTGTAGGGGATGGTCTGAGGTTGAGGGGGGACATTTATGGTAAGCTAGATCAGTTGCATGGCTGTTATAACATCCGTGCACCAGGTGATAAGGGCCTTGGTGGGAAGAGAGACGAAAAGACAAGAcacactttgaaaagaaaaaacaaaaaaacaaaaaaacaaaaccccacaggCCTCCATAGAGTACCTTGTGGCAACTAAAATGTCAGTTCTGGAGCCAGAAGACCTGGGTGGCAATTCTGGATCTTTCCTTTAAAGCTCCTTCCTGTGACTTCGGGCCAGTCACTTCACCTCACCTAACCTCAcgttcctcatctgtgaattcCGATAGTAATAAAGTCcctgcctcacagggttgtgAGGATTCACTGAGCTAATGCTAGTAAAAATGCTGAGCCAACTGCCCAAAACATAGCTGCATTTAGTAACGCTGCTTTGGTATtggcatttagtaaatatttgcagaGCAAACAAATGGGGCGATTTCAACAGACCTATAGAGGCCAGGGGAGTGGGGTGCTTGGGGCATAGTGAGGAGCTATGATTCCTAGAAACTCCAAGAAGATGAGAAAGGAGGGACAGCagctaaaaaggaaaaactgggcCAATGGAAGGATTCGCTCAACCAGGAGAGACTTGAGCTTGTCTGATGGCCACGGAGGATGTgcagagggagaaactgaagaTGTTCTCAGGGGTGAGCTTGCCTGAGGAGGCAAGAAGGCACAAGACGCCCCGTCTGCACAGGTCTGAAGGGCAGGGCTCTGGGGGATTACAAGGGTGGCGTGCCCACTACGTGACAGCACCTACGTCACAAACTCCTAGCACAGCAAGGCTGGGCACCTGAGAGTTGGCCCTTGAAACCACTTTGTATAACCCATCACGCCTGGGATCGCTGGTGTGTTTCTGTTGCTGTGTGAAGGAATCCTTCTCTGAACCTTCCGCTACAACTTACGCCACAATAGAATGGAAACTAAGTCTGGTATGAAGTTTATTAACTGTTCCCTCTTATCAATTAACTGACTCATAGAAGGTAAAATTCACAACCCCAGTCGATAGGCTGTTCAGGCACTTTGTTTGACTTATTGATTTgggtgggttaaaaaaaaaaaaaaaacacaagctgGTTATCTTCTTGTTACCTTTGGCCTGCctttttgcctgtttcttttttaccAGCGAAATTAGATTCCACAACCCAGCACGGGTGACAAATGATTTCCTAGGTTTTCCCAAAAATCTTCCCTGGACTGGAGTCATAATCACCTTTGTCCAGATGCACCATAGATAGTACTTTGCTTCAGCTGGGTTAAAGGGGGGAAAACTCACAGTGCAGATGTTCAAGACCTATTGTTTAATGGTGCTGAGGCAGGGAAACTGAATAACTGGGGTGtaaaaaagatactgaaaatcacggggcacctaggtgattcagttggttaagcatctgactcttgatttcggctcaggtcatggtttgtgagatcaagccccacatcaggctcagtactgacagcactgagcctgcttgggattctctctctctctctctctctctctctctctctcttttttctctctgcctctcccctgttctcactttcactctctctcaaaataaaaaaaaaaaaaaaaaagagggcacctggtcggctcagtcggttaagcgtccgacttcagctcaagtcatgatcttacagcttgtgcgttcgagccctgcatcaggcttgtgctgacagcttggagcctggagcctgcttccgattctgtgtctccctctctgttccttcccagctcgtgccctctctcaaaaataaatattaaaaaaaaaaatagtgaaagtcACTAAGATCTGATTCCATATACCTTGGACCTAGCCACAGAGGATGTACAGAGATGACGTAGATACATCTGTTCGTGTGCATACACCCATAAGCACATGCAGACACGCTCACATACCCACCATCCCTTACAGTCTCCCGTGGCTTCTCGGTTCTACTCTTTCTGTCTATTcctattgtttacttttttccctccCACATAGATGTGATGAGTTGGTCtttataaagaacttagaacagagcctggcacatgggaaGCACGACAGACATTAGCTAGTGTTATTACTGCTTCCCAACTGCCAGCGTCTCCCAGGATCCATCCACCCATCTTAGCTCTAACTGCCAAGTCTTTATCTTCAGCACAGCTCTAATCATTTATGAGGCACCAGGCTGCCGTCCCTATAACTTCACACATGAAACTCCtgatcaacccccccccccacccccccaaccagCTAGCTTCTCCTTGCCCCCTCCCTATTTTTCTGGATCTTCTAAGGGCTCAAAACTTGCAGAATGTTACCAGGGAAACCTAGGTCCCAGCCCCTTCAGAAGATGGGAGCTGTCTCAATTCTGCCAGCTCACATCCCCCCAGTTCGGTGCCCAGCTACTCAAAGGGCTAGGGATATCCCAGCCACAGTCATTCCTGGGCCAAGTACTAGGAATGGGCCATCCCAAGCTCCAATACCTTGGAAATGGCCATTGCCTCAATATAGAGAGACACttgcccaggcccaggcccaggctttGGCTCCCTACAGCCTTTGCAAATGGCTGAATCCACAGAGGGGGCTGTTCATGACTAGAGATGTGGGTGGTTCAGGCAGGAGGCAAGAGAATCAGCTTAATGCCATGAGTACAGACCCTGCTCTTCCACCAATAAGTCCTACCTCTCCCCATTGTAGAGAGCAAAGGAAGGTCTCATAAAAGGTGTCAACAGAGCACCTGCCCTTAACAGGTatcacttctctttccttctacctTGCTTCTCAGGTCCCATAGCTCTTCTCTCCTTGTCTGCAGGCACCATTCTAACCTCATTCCCAAGTGCTCTTGGGAATAGTGCAGACCCACAGGACATCTGCTCTGGGTGAGACTGCACCATCTCGGCCCTATGCCTTCATCTTAGACAACTCAAGGTTCTAAAAGCAGCAACCAGGTACCATTTGTTATCCGCGCCCTTCTTGGGCAATTTCTCCTATCTTATGTAAAAGCCTCGGCCCCAAAGCTGCTTGCGAATTCGCCCAGGAGGTCTCAAACCCTGCCGCATCCCACAGCCCCAGCACTTTGCATATATGTGGCTGGTGTTCAAGAGAAGTTTGAAAACAGTGATGCCATTGTGTTAAGGTATTTAGTGGGATGCTCTTAAGAAACCTTAATAAACCCAACATGGGAGAAAATGGTGTCAGGGAAGTCTCATACAGGGGGTACAGTAGACTGGAAGGTCTGGTTGAGGAACAGGAGATCCTAGAACCAGactgcctggcttcaaatcccagcttgtCCACTTAAAAAGTGGCgacttcaggggcgcctaggtggctgtcggttaagcatcttactcttgatttcggctcaggtcatgatcttaaggtttctGAGATGgcgccctgcatcgggctctgcgctgtgtggagcctgcttgggatcccctttccctctctctgcccctctcccgctggGACGTGCGCATGCGTGAgcatgcaccctctctcaaaataaaacattaaaaaaaaaaggtggtgacTTCAGGCAAGTCAGTCAGTCTcgtgggcctcagtgtcctcatctataaaatggagaaaaccgTCTCCACATTATGGCCCATAAAACCATGACATGATGAGAGGATACCCAGAACAGTGACTCCTGGCACACGTATACCCAGTGAATACAACCCCCAGAATGATGAATGCAGAGATAGACTGGTTTGGAAGGTTACGTGGAAGCAGATTTCTGGAAGGAGTCAGAACGAGGGATGTGAGGGTACAGTAGCAAGAGACTGGGACAGCTTGTATTATGGTGGCTAAAGTTAGCGAGGGCAAGTGGGGGACGTTTGGTCCCCAAGGAAGGGGCCACTCCCAAAGGAAGGGACCAAGGAAGAGGCAGTGGTGGTGACAAGAATTAGCCACTATCATTCTTTGAGCAAGTTATCCCAGACATCCCTGATCTTCATTTAACCCTCCCAACTACCCTATTAACtagtattcttttattaatgagCGAAGGAACAAGCACAGGGTGGTCACTTGCTCGTTGTGATACAGATGGGTGAGTAGCAGGGCTGAGTCAAACCCAGTCACTGAACACTAGCTTTCCCCTGTGGCCCCCCCATGAGACAATGGTGGGCAGGCGAGGGAGGAAGAGGTGCTAAGAAGTTCCCGAGGGGGCTGGGTGGCAGAACTCTGGGCTGGACCAAGTAGGAAGGGACTCTACCAGGGTTCCATGCCTGGGGAAAACAGGCCTGAGGACAGGAAAACTTCAGTTAATCTAACCCTTGCCTGCTCAAACCAAGCCATTTTACAACTACCAAATATATCGCTGTGAAACTGGTTTCCCTTTCCTAGGCCAGAGCTCCAGACCGGGTTAGTCtccaaagaggaagaaacaggctGGCTTTGCCTGTGCCCTcccatttttcacacacacaaaaatccagATGAAAATCACCCCACCTCCACCGCTCTCCAGACACATCAAGTCTCTTGGCCTCTGCCCTCCCGCCTAGAGAGCATTTCTGGAATATGTTCTTATTCCACAGAGGGAATGGAAGCCCATCTAGCAGGTTTTAAAAATCTGGACTTAATTTGCTGATTTCGGTTAACATCAACCCAGAAACAATGAAGTCCTGCAGCTCTACCAGTATTCTACACTGAGCAGAGATGGCTCCAACCCGTTGCCCAGGTCCCCCCAAGTACACTCACCCTTCATTACTAAGATATCCcctatgtgtttttctttcccccaccTTCCACCAAAAAGCCAAACATGctccaaaacaaaaaccaaatttaTTCAGCagacattttaattaagaaatccTATAAATCAGGACCACCACAATTTCAGACACTCCGGTGCGAAGTGTACGTCAACAGCTACATCTGGAGGATGAACGAGCCattgaaactgtttttaaaatgtttagctACCTTAAAGTTTGGGGGTGGCACTTTCCTTAAAGTGCCGTCAAGTTTCACAAGGGTAAAGCCGGCGGGTTCTCCTCTCGGAGAGTCACATTTTAAACACGGTTTCAGTCGCTCACAAGAAGAGCTAGTGACAGAAGAAGGCTGTGAGGGATGAGGACCCACAAAGGCTCAGGCCCATGGCCCCACAGACGGCCAGAACATAGCAGAAAAACATCCAGGGTCTCATCTATCCCATGCAGACACCAGAAAGGGTGAAATAACAAAGTCTGGCTGGGAGGACAGGGGAGACTGTTTATGACTTTCTGAGAAAGCTCAAGGCTAGGCCAAGAGTGGCctcagggaaagaggaggaggagttctggaaagaggaaagcacagaaaaataaCTCTCCCCACAGgtccctctctgcttctgtgtgtcCTCGGGAGACTCCAAAAGGTAGCAAAGCACAGACAGGGCTCTTCTtggggcaagagaaagaaaagacccaGGGATGAATTTAGTTCTCCCAGGAACCCCACAGCCTTCTGCCAGAGAGCAAACTGTGACCTTGAACCACAGGTGGCAAGGTCAAGTCAGTTAAAAGTCCACATTCAACTCCAACTGGCGCCACCTTCAAAATTCTTCAGCTCCCTCTAACCCCCTAACTGGAGTTCACATCTCCCACCTCCACCAAACACCAGTTGGGTGGGGAAAAGGGGGTGATGGCAACCCAACCACCACCAAGCTTTTACATTCTTCTTCCCTCTGGAATTTCTTTGCACAGCAATTGTAGCACCATTTCCACTAAGCTCTTccaccagaaaataaaatgtttgcgtGTCATTAGTTTTCAAGTATTGTTAATAAAGCCCAGGCGATACCCGCCCCTCAGAACCCTGTCTTTAAACAATCGAAGCACATGACGCCCCCAAGGCTTAAGTCAGGTACAAGTCGATGCCAGTAGCTGCCATAGTTCTCCCAGTTTTATCCCAGGTCATTGGCCCCGAGGTGGCAGAGAAAACTCTCACGCGGCACCTATGCGCCCTGGCCCGTGCATTTCTCCAGGCTCCTGTTCTCCGACAGCCTCGCTGGGGCCGGTAACTTCTTTCTCGCCTTGAGGTCTCTCCCCACGCGTCTCTCCGCAGCCTGGGCGGTCGCTCCCAGGACCGCAACGGCGGCTTCAGCTCTCGGTCGGTGAGGGTAGGACGCTGTTGGGTCTGCGAAGCggtgtcctcttcctcctccaggggCCCCCGGGTCAGTGCAAAGCGCCAGAAGGCTGCAGGGAGACAGGGTCCGGTCCGCTGCGGCCGCCTCCCGGCCCAGCGGCGCCCACTGGGCTCGTGGCTGCAACGGCAGCGACGGCTCGCTGAAGTCTTCGCACGGCCTCCTTGATGAGGTTCCCCGAGAGCACCAGCTGCTGCAGGAGCCGGTGCGGGTCGTCTTCGCGGGCGCGCGTCCCAGTTGGGGGCCATCGTCGCTGCTGCAGGCGGCGGGAGGCGGTGGCGCCCCGCAGCCAACCTCGCCGGCACGGCCCAGGCAGAGCGCTGGGGCCTGCGGCGAGCTCGGCCACGAAGTAGGGCGCAGCCCGGCCCCGCACGCGGCCGCGGTCCCCGAGGGCGCAGCGCAGGGCCCCCGGGGGCGCCGGGCCCACCGCCTCGGCCGGCGCGGGCGGCAGAAGCAGTGGCAGCGCAGGGGGCCGGGCCTTGTCCGCCCGCACGGCCGCCGGGGGCCGCGGGGGCTGCAGCGGCGGCCCCGGGGGCGCGCACGGGGAGGCCGGGCTGTCCTGAGCCGCGTCCAGCTGCAGCGCCTCGCCGATCTGGGCCACCAGCAGGTCCACCTCGCCCGAGCCGCCCAGCGTCACCGACTGCTCCAGCAGGAGGAagctgtcctcctcctcctcctcctccgcctcccccTCCGCTTCCTCGCcggcttcctcttcctcctccctccgaCACGGCATGGCCCCCCGCCCGGGCACACGGAGCTCGGCGGCCGGCTCTGGCGGCTCGGCGGCCCGCCGGGCTCGATGGGCCGCGGCGGAGCGGGGAGCGGTGCTGAGGCCGAAGCGGGAgcggggcccgggcccggggccggggccggggcggacACGGAAGCGGGAAGCCGCCAGGCACTCGCGCCGCGCGCCTGCAGCCGCGGGAGCCGGAATCCTACCGGCTCGGGTTGATTTGTAAACAATGGGTGACGTCGCCGCCGGGCCCTACCACCGCGCCaggacgcggggggggggggagacgtgCGACCAGGGGACGGGTTACTGGTCGTCGCGGGCAGCGCAGGGTCGCGGCCGGAGCTTTCTGGTGTTTGCTCTCGGTACCTACCTAGGAGGGGCTCTGGATCGTTGGGAGAGCTGCGTCCTTTTTCCGTCCGGTAAGCAACACGAGAAAATGAAGACTCGGAGGTGGTCTGGGTTGGTTTCTCCCACTCGCggacacacccacccacacaccccacccctcctcctcggACGTTTCCTCGCTCCCCACGTGTCAGCAACGCTTGGGCCcgccctgctcctcccccgcgCACCCGCAGTCACCAGGACCTGgtgtagtgggggaggggcgggtttCGCCGACAGTCCCGGTTCgcagagctggaggtggggaaaggagggggaatTGGGGTGCGGCGGCGACCTTGCTAAGAAGAGCGGGATCGTCTCGGGGTAGGGCCTCTGAGACTTCCTCTCCGTCTTGTCCTCAAGTCCCCAGGGAACTTGGGAGAGAAGGACACGCCACCGCATGGCTAAAGAAAAGTTGATTtcgttcattaaaaaaaaattttaaaaggtcaaaTAGAAATATAGGACGGTGGAAAAAACCTCTCTCAATCATAGGACTCAAACATGTTCacgttaaaaaagaatgttttctctcCAGCCTTTTTCTAGCGAAGTGTATTTTACAAACAGCCACACATACAACGCACGCGCTTTTCCACTTCTCATTACACCATAAATGGTGTTCGTGTTATTGCATGCACTTTGAAAACCTATAATGATTTCATAAGTTCTCATCAAGTGTTTGTTccataaattatttaacaattcCTTTAGCGTTTGCTGTTTACCAAATTTCACCACTGTAAGTGCGTGACTAACATTTCTTTGCGTAAAACTTTTTCCATATTGATGATTCTTTCCTAAGACCGTATTCCCAGGAGTGGAATATTAggtcaaattatattttaaggtttCTGATAAACGTGGCAAACTGCTTTACAAGGGTTGAGTACATTTACTCTCCCGTCATTAGTGTTGagtattaaaagttaaaaaaaatttttttttctgatttcatagGTGAGATTGACATCTCCTTTGTGTTTTCATATCTTTGATTTTTACTTAGGTAGAGcagttttctaaatgtttgttaaCCAACTGTACTTCCTTTTTTTGTGAATTGTGTTTCCTAGGAAGTTTTTCATCTTGAGCTTTTCTTAGTATTTGTGTGACTTCTACGTAAGTTTAGTTAAcccttttcttccacattttgctctatttcttcaggtttttttgGCCCTTTACAGTCATGTTTTGGTGACTAAAACTTAACGAATTTTAATGCCCCCAAATCTACAAAATCCCTTTCCTTGAGACTTTTAACACAATGCTAAATTTAGTCTTCTTGTCTCCAGCAAGTTATTCAATATCGAGTTCTATTTTccttagtgggttttttttttttttttaatgccttgtttgtttgttgttattttcaaatCCATCTGGGATTAATTTTGGTCAGTGGTGTAGGGAGAcaatatgaaatgattttttttccccccagagggTTTGCCAGTCAGGGCTATATATCTTCATTAGGACAGAGGCGTGGGGACAGTGTGAACAAATCGCTCTGTCCTGGTGAACTCCTAGCTGCTGGTTAAGCTGCTGGGTGTGAGGactgggtggggctgggaataTTTTGATCTGTCTGTTGTGTGGAATTAAAAGAACCCTGCACAGGTTGTACAAAGATCTAGATTGAAGTCTCTCGTTCCTGCCACATCCTGGGTGTGTGGCTCCTGGCAAATCAGTTTACAAGTgttttcacttgtaaaatggaaaaaataatccctgccctgcctccctctgaGGATTGTTTtcaggatcaaatgagataatgggaACAGGCTTTGTCAGGCATTACACAAATGTAATGTGGGATTAGGTCCAGTGATTTACTAACAGAGGCCTGGCTCAGGTCCCGTGAATCCCCCAGGGAAACAGCTAATATATTAATGATAAATGCTCCCCCTTGCAGCCCACTAAGTCAAATGTACCCTGAAGGCATTACTTCCTTGAATTTACCCTTGAATTTTGCCTCCTGTCTACCCTGACCTGCACGTATTTGAAGCCTTTTGAAGTCAGCCCGGAGGCTCCCAAGTCCCCAGGTATGTCACCGCAGCTAGTTTTGCAGGTTTTGGTGACAGATCCTTTCCCAACTGGCAGCCGTCCTCCTCCGTCTCTGTGGAGGGCTCTTCGCACACTTACTGATGAGGCTCGGAAACCATTCCCCCAAAGAGAGCGattctcattttcattctgaTGCTACTTACTGGAGTATTTCAATGGGAATAAAAACTAGGGGAGGGCTTAAGGATTTCACTAGAgttaaatggtaattttttttttctcctctctgtaaGATGATGCCTGCCTGTAAGTAGAGAAAAGCAGTTTTATGCTCCATTGAGTTTAAACATTAATGGGGCTGGTGTAGCTATTGTCTCTAACCCAGCATCCCTGGAAGTCGTTTTTTGTCTTCTTGTCAGGGTAATTCCCATAGTGTTCTTAGCACTATAGGAAATGGAGCTTTGAGatgacattcttttaaaaatcttccctttGTAATGTTGCTTTTGTGTGGAGATTGCTATGTAAATATGCTGGAGCTTGGATATTATACTCTTCATTATAGAGATGAATTCATTAGGGAAGACCAACTCCATTTTCTGGGGGCACTTCTCTGGGGAGCTCTGAGAAAAGGAAGCGCTGTGCTGGACTAGTGGGAGGCAGAGAAACGCCCTGGATTAGGAGTCAAAATACAAGATGCTAGAGAGGCTCAGATGCAATTAAAAGTAACAAGAGGGCATCAAGGAGGGACTGGGGAGGACCCTGCGTTGGGTATGCTGGCTGCCGGCCTGGAGAGATGCTCACGGAGGGTATTCAGAACCACCGTGGGAGGACACAGAAGTCAAGGGTTTTCTGCATTGGTCTAGACCACACTGAAATCTCTCCCAAGGAACTGTTTTCCACATGGATTTTGCTTTCAGTTACATGCATTCAGAGACACCAGCTGGGGTGAAGagggatgaacactgggtttATATTTCCACCTGGATCCAGAAGCTTCAtccttctgtgcctcagattcTGAATGTGTAAAGTGGGGGATGATCCCTTCTGTACAAAAGTATTATGTTGTATGAGAACATGTATGGGAAGGCTTAGCACATGGGCCCGTAGGAATGACATTGGAATTAAACTATGGGGACAGAAATCATCTCAGGGGTACTCAAATTACAAATAAGGCAATTCTATGCTGTGGCCCATCAGCAGACCCATGGATAAACTGTGACATggccagacaatggaatattactcagccatgaaaaggctATGATATgctacattatgctaagtgaaagaagtcagacacagaagGTCACtgtatgaaacatccagaatagtaATTCATAGAGCCAGAAAGCAGACTGGTGGTTGCTTAGGTCTGGGGGGGTGGGAATATGAG comes from the Panthera uncia isolate 11264 chromosome D2, Puncia_PCG_1.0, whole genome shotgun sequence genome and includes:
- the FRAT2 gene encoding GSK-3-binding protein FRAT2; its protein translation is MPCRREEEEEAGEEAEGEAEEEEEEDSFLLLEQSVTLGGSGEVDLLVAQIGEALQLDAAQDSPASPCAPPGPPLQPPRPPAAVRADKARPPALPLLLPPAPAEAVGPAPPGALRCALGDRGRVRGRAAPYFVAELAAGPSALPGPCRRGWLRGATASRRLQQRRWPPTGTRAREDDPHRLLQQLVLSGNLIKEAVRRLQRAVAAVAATSPVGAAGPGGGRSGPDPVSLQPSGALH